The genomic interval TTCTCACGTAAAAATGGACTCTAAAAAAATGCCAAGGGACATAACCAACACCAGGGGCCAAAGACCACTTTCACCTGGGAAAATTCGACAAGATCAGACTCCTCCcctaaataagaaaattaagatCACCTTTGGTGTGAACATTAGGAAACACAAAGACATGAAATATGAGCTCACTCATGGGGAGACAAGTAGCTTGTATGCAGCACTCAACACTCTCAGTGCTGTCACAGATGAGATAGAAAGTCAACAGGGCAAAGAAATGCTGGTGTGTGGCAAAGAAGGAATTGAAGGGTACTTAAACCTTGGCATGCCCCTCTGCTGTATACCAGAAGGCAGCCACTTGGTCATTACATTTTGTCAATGTAAAAGTAAGACAGAGGAAAATAAGCAATTCTTTGAACCACAGGACCAAGTATCTACCAATTATGTCCGATTTTACATTCATGCAATTGGGAGTGAGAAGAAAACAATTCTGAAGTGTGGGAAACTTCGCAAAAAAGGGAACAAACTCTGTGTCTATGGTGTCAAAGGAGAGACCATCAGGGACACTCTGAGGAAGGATGGCAGGTTCTGTTCTTTCATAGAGAGTGACCATTGGCAACTCATTAATGACCATGACACCATCATAGAAAACACCCAGCCAGTTGATGAGTTAGAGGGCAAGCTCTTTCAGGTTGCAACTGAGCTACCAACGAACCGTAGGGTAGTCTCTGTCACTCAGAATTCTGAGTTAGAGAACAGAAACTTTCGTAAGATAGAAGACTACATTGTGAATGAGTATCCTGCATtgaaaacagaaggagaaaaccTCAGACGATACATCAAGGaagaaagtgaaaaaagaaagaagaaaggttcCTTATTCAAAGTGCATAAGGAACactttgggaaaataaaaaacagttcTATTCCTGTGAAAGTGAACAAACATCTTTCGAGGGTCAGTGACTCAGTTGGGTTTCTATGGTGGAACAACAATGGAAATGAGGGCTGTGCCacctgctttgtttttaaaggattGTACATTTTGACTTGTCGGCATGTGATAACTAGCATTGTGGGTGCGAGCATAGATTCAAGTAAGTGGGCAAGCATAATTAGTCAGTGTGTGAAGGTGGCCTTTGATTACGAAGAGTTCCCATTAATAGAAGAcaagttttttgttgttaaacCTTGGTTTGAGATATCTGATGAAAACCTTGACtacgctgtcctggaactggaggaaAACGGACAAGAAGTACCTGCTGGACTGTACAATGGAATAGGACCTGTGCCACATAATGGGTTGATTTATATCATtggccatccagagggagcaaAGAAGGCTATTGATGACTGTACAGTGGTCCCTCAAGatgatagagaaagaaaatgtgaggaaaattttcaagaaagagaagaggcaggCTACTGTTTTTCTATGTCTTTTATCCATATGCTCACGGAGAAAAGCTTCCAGGAAATGCTTCACAACTCTGATGTGGTTACTTATGACACCGCTTTTTTTGGTGGTTCTTCTGGATCTCCAGTGTTTGATTCTAATGGTTCATTGGTGGCCATGCATGCTGCTGGCATCACTTGTGCATACCAGAGTGGAGTTTCTAGTATCATTGAGTTTGGTTCTACTATGAAATCCATTCTTGATAATATTAAGCAAAAGGAAGAGTggtataataaaatttttttaaatgatcaagatgtagaaatgaGCCCAGATTCCTGAGACCTGGAAAGGGCTTAACCTATTTTACAACTTTAAGGGAATTGTCTATGGTGTTTTTCTGCAGACAATAATGTTTTTGAACTTTCAAAATGATTAATTTCCCCCAATAATAGTAGTTCTAGATTATGTCTTA from Arvicanthis niloticus isolate mArvNil1 chromosome 1, mArvNil1.pat.X, whole genome shotgun sequence carries:
- the Fam111a gene encoding serine protease FAM111A, with the protein product MSCKKRKSLKIPFNTRKNKKINDYFSQVPKEEQNDPSISHVKMDSKKMPRDITNTRGQRPLSPGKIRQDQTPPLNKKIKITFGVNIRKHKDMKYELTHGETSSLYAALNTLSAVTDEIESQQGKEMLVCGKEGIEGYLNLGMPLCCIPEGSHLVITFCQCKSKTEENKQFFEPQDQVSTNYVRFYIHAIGSEKKTILKCGKLRKKGNKLCVYGVKGETIRDTLRKDGRFCSFIESDHWQLINDHDTIIENTQPVDELEGKLFQVATELPTNRRVVSVTQNSELENRNFRKIEDYIVNEYPALKTEGENLRRYIKEESEKRKKKGSLFKVHKEHFGKIKNSSIPVKVNKHLSRVSDSVGFLWWNNNGNEGCATCFVFKGLYILTCRHVITSIVGASIDSSKWASIISQCVKVAFDYEEFPLIEDKFFVVKPWFEISDENLDYAVLELEENGQEVPAGLYNGIGPVPHNGLIYIIGHPEGAKKAIDDCTVVPQDDRERKCEENFQEREEAGYCFSMSFIHMLTEKSFQEMLHNSDVVTYDTAFFGGSSGSPVFDSNGSLVAMHAAGITCAYQSGVSSIIEFGSTMKSILDNIKQKEEWYNKIFLNDQDVEMSPDS